The stretch of DNA TGAAGTTTTACCAGAAGGTTATACTATTAGTTGGACAGGAACTGCTTACCAAGAAAAACAAATTGGAGGAAGTTCAGCACAAGCATTTATTTTTGGAATTATCTTCTTATTTTTAATTCTTTGTGCACTTTATGAAAGATGGTTACTACCAATTTCGGTTGTATTAGCTGTACCATTTGCAATTTTTGGAGCAATACTTGCTACAAATTTAAGAAGTTTAGATAACAATATTTATTTTCAAATTGGACTTTTAGTTCTTGCTGGACTTGCTGCTAAAAATGCTATTCTTATTGTTGAATTTGCCCTGCAAAAGCAAAAAGAAGGAATGAAACTTATTGATGCTGCACTTGAAGCTGCAAGAATAAGACTTAGACCAATTATCATGACTTCTTTAGCATTTACAGTTGGAGTTATGCCACTTGCTATTGGTAGTGGAGCTGGAGCTGCGAGTAAACACTCAATAGGAACTGGAGTTATTGGAGGAATGTTAGCTGCTACATTTATAGCAATTTTATTTATTCCTCTATTTTATATCTTGATTTCAAGACTTAGTGGACATAAAGATGATGAAGTTCTAACTCAAAAAGAAGAAGATTAATTCTCTTCTTTTTGTGGTAAAGCAATAATATATCTTAAACCTTTTTCACTATTATTTATTTTCAAATCTCCTTGTAAACTATTTTTTATCACAAGTTTTACCATATAAAGTCCAGTTCCTGTTCCTGTTGATTTAGTTGTATAGTATGGATCAAAAATCTTTTCTAAACTCTCTTCTTTTACTCCACCTGCATTATCTTCCATAATTAAAATTGTATAAGATTGTTTTGACAGAACTTTTATATTTATCTCTTTATTTTCTCTTTCTCTTTCTTTAAAAGCATCCATAGAATTATTTAAAATATTTAATATAACTTGTTCCAGTTCTGTTTCTATTCCATAAACTTTTTCATCTTTATATTCAATATTAATTTTAACTCTATTCATCTCAAATTGATTTCCCATAAATTTTAGGGATTTTTCAATTGCACTTTTTATCTCAAATACAACTTTTTGTTTATTGGGATTAAAGAAATCTCTAAAATCATCTATAGTTTCACTTAAAAAATTTATTTGTTCTTTTGTATTTTTTGAAAAATCATCAATAAATTTATTGTTTATTTCATTCGAAAAAAAAGAGTCTTTAACATCATTACAATACAAAGATAAAATATTTAAAGGCTGTTTTAACTGATGAGCAATTACACCTATCATTTCACCCATTGTTGCCATTTTTGATTGATGAATTAATACTTTATCTTTTGAAGCAATTAACTCAACATCTAGTTTTCTTTTTTCAAAAATATCAATATAAACTTTTAATTTAGAATTTAACAAAATATCATGGATAGGTTTTGTGATATATTCAATTGCCCCTAAATTATAGCCTTTTGTTTTGTATTCATCTTTATCATAAATTCCTGTAATAAAAATAACAGGAATATTTTTTGTTTTTTCAATATTTTTCAAATATTCAACAAACTCAAATCCATCAATTTCTGGCATCTGAACATCTGTTAAAATCAAATCAATATTCTCTTTCATGAGTATTTCCATACCTTCTTGAGCACTTAATGCTGAAAAAATATTAACATCAAAACTATCTTCAATCATCATTTTCAAAGAATATATATTTTCTGATACATCGTCTACTAATAAAATATTAAATTTATCCACTTCATCTTCCTAAATAAGTTAAAATTTTAATCATTAATTCATTTTTCATAAATTGTTTTTTTAAATAATCTTCATCCTCAATATTTTCAGAAGAAATCACAATCTTTTTTAGCTCATTTTCTTTACAATAATCTAAAAAATCAAATATATCTAAATTCGAATTATCTTCATCAATTATTACCAAATCATATTTCTCTTTTAATATATCATAAGCTTCTTGAAATGTTTTGCAATAAGTTAAAATAAGATTTTCTTTTCGTAAAAGAACTGCAATTGGGAAAAAAGCTAAATAATCACTATTTATTATCAAAATTCTTTCATCTTTTTTTATAACATCATTTTTTTCAATAGAAGAATCTTCCATATCAAATAAAACAATATCTTCAATAATAATATCCTTATCATTAGATGAGATAGAAACTTTATCATCAGATATATTTTTGATATTTGTTTTTTTAGGTAAAATCAATTCAAAGGTACTTCCTTTCCCTAAAGTACTAAAAGCTTTTATATCTCCACCTAATAATGAAGCTAGTTCTTTAGAAATTGCTAAACCAAGTCCTGTTCCACCATATTTTCTAGTTGTACTTCCATCAGCTTGTTTAAATCTTTCAAAAATATAATCTATTTTTTCTTTCGCTATTCCAATACCTTCATCAATAACTTTTATAGTAATATCATTTGCATTTTCTTCTAAAATAATTTCTATAATTCCACTATCTGTAAATTTTATTGCATTACTCATCAAATTCTTTACAATTTGTTTAATTCTATTAGAATCTGATAATAAAAATAATTCATGGATATTTGAATTATAATTCAAAATTAATCCTTTTTCATTAGCCAAAGGTTGCATATCCAAAACTAAATTTTCAACTAATTCAAATAGATTTATTTTAGATAAACTAATAGATAATTCTCCTGCTTCTATTTTTGAAATATCTAATATATCATTAATAAGAATCAATAAATCATTCCCGCAACTATTAATAATTTTCATATTCTTTATTTGTTCTTCATCCAATTTCTGATTTCTATTTTTTGCCATTATTGAAGATATAACAATAATAGAATTTAATGGAGTTTTTAATTCATGGGACATATTTGCTAAAAAATTACTTTTATATTTGTCAGATTCTATTAGTTGTTTTTGTTGTTCTTTTAATTCATTGGTCAAATGATTTAACATTTTATTTTTACTTTTCATTTTTTGAACATTCAAACAAGCATCAATACTAATATTTAGTTTTACAATTAAATCTTGAAACATTGAGATAATAAACTCTAGTTTTGTATCATTTTTTTCAAAAATTATAAAAAACACACCTTTTTGTAAAGGTAAAAGTAAAACTATTTTATCTTCACAATAATCAAAAGTTCTAACACCCGACAAATCTTTTATTTGTTCTTGAAATACTGTTTCATCGAGTTCTAAACTATCATCAGAAGCTAAATATCTATATAATTTATTATTTTCGTCTATTAAATAAAAAAAACCTTTTATTGCATTTGTTTCTTCTACAAAAGTTGTTAGTACTTCTTTTATCATAGTATTTAAATCTAAACTATTACCTATTGAACTATGACATTTATAAGTCAAAGCTAAATGTTCCATAAACATATATTCAACCTTTGAAGGATTAAAATAATTTTAAAATCCTAAAAATAATAGCATAAATAGGATTCTTAGTAAAGAAAATAAAATATAAAGATAATTTCACAATTTAGCTAACTTTAATTATTAAAAGTATATAATTCCGTCCACTTAAATTAATGGGGTATCGCCAAGCGGTAAGGCAACGGTTTTTGGTACCGTCACTCGAAGGTTCGAATCCTTCTACCCCATCCATTAGTTTAAGTAAAATTTTCAACGGTGAGGTTGGAGAGTGGTCAAATCCTGCGGACTGTAAATCCGCCGCCTACGGCTTCGAAGGTTCAAATCCTTCTCTCACCACCACTTTTCAAAAGTAATAATGGCTCGATAGCTCAGTCGGTAGAGCAAAGGATTGAAAATCCTTGTGTCGACAGTTCGATTCTGTCTCGAGCCACCATTTCTTTTGAAATCTTTATATACACATGTGCGAGTGTGGCGGAATAGGTAGACGCGCGGGACTTAAAATCCCGTTCCGGTTTCGGAGTGTGAGTTCGATTCTCACCATTCGCACCACGTTGTGTTCAAACCCACATTATATGGCTTTCCAAATTTAAAAACTATCAACTGTGATAAAATTGTACGTTTAATAATATTTATAAAATCAATTTAATTTTTCAAAGATTGTACATTTATTTCTAATGCTTGGAATATATTTTGAATATTTCTCAAGAGTAACTCTAGGATTTTTATGTCCTAATACTTTAGATATCCAAATAACATCTTCTCCATTTTGTAAGTTAATAGAACAAAAAGTATGCCTAGTATAATAAACTGTTCTAAAATCAACACCTGATTTTTTTAATACCTTTTTCCATAACCCTGCTCTAATATTTTTAGCATCAAAATAATGTCTTCCATCATGATTTAAAAATACATAGGATTTTTCTTTTGAAGTTAATTCATA from Arcobacter suis CECT 7833 encodes:
- a CDS encoding hybrid sensor histidine kinase/response regulator; protein product: MDKFNILLVDDVSENIYSLKMMIEDSFDVNIFSALSAQEGMEILMKENIDLILTDVQMPEIDGFEFVEYLKNIEKTKNIPVIFITGIYDKDEYKTKGYNLGAIEYITKPIHDILLNSKLKVYIDIFEKRKLDVELIASKDKVLIHQSKMATMGEMIGVIAHQLKQPLNILSLYCNDVKDSFFSNEINNKFIDDFSKNTKEQINFLSETIDDFRDFFNPNKQKVVFEIKSAIEKSLKFMGNQFEMNRVKINIEYKDEKVYGIETELEQVILNILNNSMDAFKERERENKEINIKVLSKQSYTILIMEDNAGGVKEESLEKIFDPYYTTKSTGTGTGLYMVKLVIKNSLQGDLKINNSEKGLRYIIALPQKEEN
- a CDS encoding hybrid sensor histidine kinase/response regulator → MFMEHLALTYKCHSSIGNSLDLNTMIKEVLTTFVEETNAIKGFFYLIDENNKLYRYLASDDSLELDETVFQEQIKDLSGVRTFDYCEDKIVLLLPLQKGVFFIIFEKNDTKLEFIISMFQDLIVKLNISIDACLNVQKMKSKNKMLNHLTNELKEQQKQLIESDKYKSNFLANMSHELKTPLNSIIVISSIMAKNRNQKLDEEQIKNMKIINSCGNDLLILINDILDISKIEAGELSISLSKINLFELVENLVLDMQPLANEKGLILNYNSNIHELFLLSDSNRIKQIVKNLMSNAIKFTDSGIIEIILEENANDITIKVIDEGIGIAKEKIDYIFERFKQADGSTTRKYGGTGLGLAISKELASLLGGDIKAFSTLGKGSTFELILPKKTNIKNISDDKVSISSNDKDIIIEDIVLFDMEDSSIEKNDVIKKDERILIINSDYLAFFPIAVLLRKENLILTYCKTFQEAYDILKEKYDLVIIDEDNSNLDIFDFLDYCKENELKKIVISSENIEDEDYLKKQFMKNELMIKILTYLGR